A region from the Metarhizium brunneum chromosome 7, complete sequence genome encodes:
- the trl1 gene encoding tRNA ligase 1, with the protein MSSAAPYIPQDIDDVSRMLNALELARKEKRHGGFAIKKTSFQVKGSTNGLKIDSWKLQDWDYKRPDLPTYARGLFTTPKAPRQHPEIAVRGYDKFFNVSEVPETKWENIIVNTLPPYELTLKENGCIIFVSGLDDGTLLVCSKHSTGDRDDIQVSHSSAGERRLERQLSAIGRTKEDLARELRSRNVTAVAELCDDSFEEHVLAYRSDTAGLYLHGINLNLPEFVTYPSPAVQEFADNWGFIKTGFTVMGNVQEVKTFLEDVAQTGSHDGREVEGFVIRCKMSADPATRPYQDWFFKYKFEEPYLMYRQWRECTKALIAGKPPKFKKHHKITEEYLLYARKRLAADPNLGKLYNQNHGIIALRDDFLKFKNINGRDAAFLDDSDPVIMTEVTGDVILCPIATIGCGKTTIALAMSHLFGWGHIQNDNISGKGRPPRFTKAVLDQLEDHSVVFADRNNATKTERKQLITDVKLQHAGAKLVCLNFRHDTESMEKIRSVTQARVLARGDNHQTIRAASEKGKFIGVMDGFIKRFEPCTPYAHPDDGFDVVIELDPVVGSRQNLETAVSRLKQHFPNLIEAIPSTEEYDAAIQNALDYQPDIYHRIPARATDNNTKKKRKLEYMSVDVASDKVNCVIQKAFSASTSQTARFYMQLKQTRRIQSRFHLTLMHRASMDEYPDLWQRYTAAWEAAGGSESQFGECDLLLERIVFDDRIMAVVVRLLDDTGKWECVNRVAHITVGTRDTGVKPKESNDLLAKWIEAGADGEHISEVVLEEKPVLKGTVRGVLSR; encoded by the exons ATGTCGTCAGCTGCGCCGTATATCCCTCAAGATATCGACGATGTCTCTCGTATGCTCAATGCCCTAGAATTGGCTAGGAAAGAGAAGCGACACGGCGGGTTTGCTATCAAGAAGACAAGTTTCCAGGTCAAAGGCTCAACGAATGGGCTCAAAATTGATTCATGGAAATTACAAGACTGGGATTATAAGCGACCAGATCTTCCCACATACGCCCGGGGCCTCTTCACCACCCCTAAGGCACCGCGGCAGCACCCTGAAATAGCCGTCAGAGGTTATGATAAGTTTTTCAACGTCAGTGAAGTGCCGGAGACGAAATGGGAGAACATAATTGTCAACACACTCCCCCCCTATGAGCTCACGCTCAAGGAAAATGGGTGCATTATATTTGTATCCGGGCTTGACGATGGTACATTATTGGTCTGCAGCAAACATTCCACAGGCGACCGAGATGATATTCAAGTCAGCCATTCCAGCGCGGGTGAGAGACGCCTAGAAAGACAACTCTCAGCTATTGGCAGAACCAAAGAAGATCTAGCTAGAGAGCTTCGAAGCCGCAACGTCACCGCAGTCGCTGAACTCTGTGATGATTCATTTGAGGAGCATGTTCTGGCATATAGGTCTGACACAGCTGGCCTGTATCTCCACGGGATCAATCTCAACCTCCCGGAATTCGTTACGTATCCCAGCCCGGCCGTACAGGAATTTGCAGATAACTGGGGATTTATCAAAACGGGCTTTACGGTAATGGGAAACGTCCAGGAGGTGAAGACATTTCTGGAGGATGTTGCACAGACAGGATCGCACGACGGGAGAGAGGTCGAGGGATTTGTCATTCGGTGCAAAATGAGTGCAGACCCAGCCACGCGACCCTACCAGGATTGGTTTTTCAAATACAAATTTGAAGAACCATACTTGATGTATCGACAATGGAGGGAATGTACAAAGGCACTTATTGCGGGGAAACCACCCAAGTTCAAGAAACATCACAAGATCACTGAGGAGTACCTGCTGTATGCTCGCAAGCGGTTGGCTGCTGATCCGAACCTTGGGAAGCTATATAACCAGAACCATGGCATCATTGCCCTGCGAGACGATTTCCTCAAATTCAAAAACATAAATGGGCGCGACGCAGCATTCTTGGACGACTCAGATCCTGTTATTATGACAGAAGTTACGGGCGACGTTATTCTATGCCCAATTGCCACCATCGGCTGCGGGAAAACCACTATAGCCTTGGCTATGTCACATCTCTTTGGATGGGGTCACATCCAAAATGATAATATATCTGGCAAGGGTCGCCCCCCTCGATTTACGAAAGCTGTATTGGATCAGTTGGAAGATCATTCCGTAGTCTTTGCTGACCGAAACAATGCAACGAAAACCGAGAGGAAGCAGCTAATCACTGATGTGAAGTTGCAACATGCTGGTGCCAAGCTGGTGTGCCTCAACTTTCGGCATGATACTGAGTCTATGGAAAAAATTCGGAGTGTCACACAGGCCCGAGTCTTAGCACGTGGCGACAACCACCAGACAATACGTGCCGCGAGCGAGAAAGGAAAGTTCATCGGGGTAATGGATGGATTCATCAAAAGATTCGAGCCTTGCACACCATATGCTCATCCAGATGACGGATTCGATGTTGTTATTGAACTGGACCCTGTAGTAGGCAGTCGACAAAATCTAGAGACTGCGGTGAGCCGGTTGAAGCAACATTTTCCGAATCTTATTGAAGCAATTCCGTCTACAGAGGAATATGATGCGGCAATCCAAAATGCGCTTGATTACCAACCCGATATCTATCACCGCATTCCAGCTCGAGCAACGgataataatactaaaaagAAGCGGAAGCTAGAGTACATGTCTGTGGATGTTGCAAGCGACAAAGTCAACTGCGTTATACAGAAGGCTTTCAGCGCTTCCACTTCACAGACCGCCCGGTTCTACATGCAACTGAAACAGACTAGGAGGATACAAAGCAGGTTTCACCTTACGCTAATGCACAGAGCAAGCATGGATGAATATCCCGATCTGTGGCAACGATACACTGCGGCGTGGGAAGCCGCAGGTGGCTCGGAATCACAGTTTGGAGAATGTGACCTGTTATTGGAAAGG ATTGTGTTCGATGACCGTATAATGGCCGTCGTAGTGCGCTTGTTGGACGACACAGGTAAATGGGAGTGTGTGAACCGAGTTGCCCACATCACAGTGGGTACTAGGGATACCGGAGTCAAGCCGAAGGAAAGCAATGACCTCTTGGCTAAATGGATTGAGGCCGGCGCTGATGGCGAACATATTTCGGAGGTGGTTTTGGAGGAAAAGCCGGTCCTCAAAGGCACCGTGAGGGGAGTGCTCTCGAGATAG
- the MSC1 gene encoding Meiotic sister chromatid recombination protein 1: MRFLRVLLTTGLAVSGAAASSWFPGTKAVYNKWHQTELERWLSDNDIPYPKASDRKDLETLVQRHWNNIIVQPYRSWDTAQLISYLRERGQDFQTATEESKDSLISQVKSNWYESEEAARQSWTNTKEWILDTWSESQLKAFCDEHGIPVPQPRHRDTLLQKARLGYEVVAKKMGETAAYPGDWLYQTWGESDLKAWLDKYGIPVPQPSTRDKLVAAARRNSRLAYLKAQQEAASARASARAAYANLTDMIIDAWGESQLKEFCDRNNIRVPQGTKENELRALVRKHRADILGDNVQAKASSGFGAATSNARNEYARATDGASLAAEDAFNQATSKWSESRLKAYLDARGVPVPQSSDVDHLRALVRKYSRKAASGWQAWSFDDFSYSNLKEYLVRNGDSIAKQAAKKKDASREELISAAVSAYSSASSAGGSQFASVTSYLSSATASVEKTAFDSWTRSELKAYLDNYGVPVPQGSKLEELRALARQQSTYFKFGTSSPSGTVLAKIGDAAAQGWRWTLDQLRLGSEAAQEKVRDTKEEL; the protein is encoded by the exons ATGAGGTTTCTCAGGGTTCTCCTCACGACTGGCTTGGCCGTGTCTGGAGCCGCTGCAAGCAGCTGGTTTCCAGGTACCAAAGCAG TATATAATAAATGGCATCAGACAGAGCTCGAGCGTTGGCTGTCTGACAATGATATTCCCTATCCAAAAGCATCAGACCGAAAAGATTTGGAGACACTGGTTCAACGACACTGGAATAACATCATTGTGCAACCATATCGTAGCTGGGATACTGCCCAATTAATTTCCTATTTACGCGAAAGGGGACAAGACTTTCAGACGGCCACTGAGGAATCCAAGGACAGCTTAATTTCGCAAGTCAAATCAAACTGGTACGAATCCGAAGAGGCCGCGCGACAGTCGTGGACCAATACCAAGGAATGGATTCTAGATACTTGGTCAGAGAGTCAACTGAAGGCGTTCTGCGATGAGCACGGAATTCCAG TGCCGCAGCCGCGACACAGGGATACTCTTCTGCAGAAGGCTAGGCTTGGGTACGAGGTTGTGGCTAAGAAGATGGGCGAAACCGCCGCGTACCCTGGTGACTGGCTCTACCAAACCTGGGGTGAGTCCGACCTCAAGGCATGGCTTGACAAGTACGGTATTCCAGTTCCGCAGCCTTCGACCCGCGACAAACTTGTCGCTGCCGCCCGCCGAAATTCTAGGTTGGCATACTTGAAAGCCCAGCAGGAGGCTGCGAGTGCGAGGGCGAGTGCACGAGCAGCTTACGCCAACCTGACAGACATGATAATCGATGCTTGGGGTGAATCTCAATTAAAGGAATTTTGTGACAGGAACAACATCCGCGTTCCGCAAGGCACAAAGGAGAACGAGCTTCGTGCCCTAGTTCGCAAACACCGAGCTGATATTCTAGGGGACAACGTTCAAGCAAAGGCGAGTTCCGGGTTCGGGGCTGCCACTTCCAATGCGCGAAACGAGTACGCCCGAGCCACTGATGGTGCCTCCCTTGCAGCTGAAGACGCGTTTAACCAAGCCACGTCGAAGTGGTCGGAGAGCCGTCTGAAGGCGTACCTGGATGCCCGTGGGGTTCCTGTACCTCAGAGTTCTGATGTAGACCATTTACGAGCTCTTGTTCGAAAGTATTCCCGCAAAGCGGCCTCGGGTTGGCAGGCGTGGTCATTCGACGACTTCAGTTACTCGAACCTAAAGGAATATCTGGTGAGGAATGGTGATTCTATCGCCAAACAGGCTGCTAAGAAGAAAGATGCTTCCCGAGAGGAACTTATCAGCGCTGCAGTCTCTGCCTATTCATCAGCCTCCTCGGCCGGTGGAAGCCAGTTTGCGTCGGTTACCAGCTATCTCTCGTCGGCTACGGCGTCTGTTGAGAAGACGGCATTTGACTCATGGACTCGCTCAGAGCTGAAGGCATATCTAGACAATTATGGTGTCCCGGTGCCACAAGGTTCTAAGCTGGAAGAGCTTAGAGCGTTGGCTCGTCAACAGTCCACGTATTTTAAGTTTGGTACATCGTCGCCGTCCGGTACTGTGTTGGCAAAGATAGGAGATGCTGCAGCCCAAGGGTGGAGATGGACACTGGACCAGCTAAGACTTGGGAGCGAAGCAGCGCAGGAAAAAGTAAGGGACACGAAAGAGGAATTGTGA
- the RPT5 gene encoding 26S proteasome regulatory subunit 6A, translating into MSTLEELDDLDRRDKDERKRNGGPDQDREGRPDGDEEMKDKVDDDILDDEVLGLSTQDILTRKRLLENDSRIMKSELSRLSHEKAAMGEKIKDNVDKIANNRQLPYLVGNVVELLDLDPTAESSEEGANIDLDATRVGKSAVIKTSTRQTIFLPLIGLVDSDQLKPGDLIGVNKDSYLILDTLPAEYDSRVKAMEVDEKPTEQYTDVGGLDKQIEELVEAIVWPMKEADRFKKIGIKAPKGALMYGPPGTGKTLLARACAAQTDATFLKLAGPQLVQMFIGDGAKLVRDCFALAKEKAPAIIFIDELDAVGTKRFDSEKSGDREVQRTMLELLNQLDGFASDDRIKVLAATNRVDVLDPALLRSGRLDRKIEFPLPNEEARAQILKIHSRKMKVDPGVNWGELARSTDEFGGAMLKAVCVEAGMIALRSGKNKIGHEHYVDAIAEVQAKKKDTVNFYA; encoded by the exons ATGTCCaccctcgaggagctcgacgacCTCGATCGTAGAGACAAAgatgaaagaaaaagaaatggAGGTCCTGACCAAGACAGGGAGGGAAGACcagatggagacgaggagatgAAAGATAAGGTAGATGACGATATCTTGGACGACGAGGTACTTGGCCTCAGTACACAAGATATTTTGACGCGGAAGCGACTACTGGAAAACGATTCTAGAATCATGAAGAGCGAGCTTTCCCGGCTGTCCCACGAGAAAGCAGCAATGGGGGAGAAAATCAAGGACAATGTGGATAAGATTGCGAACAACAG ACAGCTTCCGTATCTTGTTGGCAATGTTGTGGAGTTGCTAGACCTCGATCCTACGGCTGAATCGTCAGAAGAGGGTGCGAATATTGACCTGGATGCAACCAGAGTAGGCAAGTCGGCTGTTATTAAGACGTCTACTCGCCAAACCATTTTTCTGCCGCTCATTGGGCTGGTGGATTCTGACCAGCTGAAACCTGGGGACCTCATAGGAGTCAACAAGGACTCTTACCTTATTCTCGACACCCTACCAGCCGAGTATGATAGTAGGGTGAAAGCGATGGAAGTAGATGAAAAGCCTACAGAGCAGTATACAGATGtcggcggcctcgacaaGCAGATCGAGGAGTTGGTTGAGGCGATTGTATGGCCGATGAAGGAAGCCGACAGATTCAAAAAAATTGGCATTAAAGCCCCTAAAG GTGCATTGATGTACGGCCCTCCCGGCACTGGAAAGACGCTGTTAGCAAGAGCCTGTGCGGCGCAAACAGACGCTACATTTTTAAAACTGGCGGGGCCACAGCTCGTCCAGATGTTCATCGGCGATGGAGCCAAACTGGTTCGAGAttgctttgctttggcaaaggagaaggCGCCAGCTATCATATTCATCGATGAACTTGATGCTGTCGGCACGAAGAGATTCGACAGCGAGAAGAGCGGCGATCGTGAAGTCCAAAGAACTATGCTGGAGCTTTTGAACCAGTTGGATGGCTTCGCATCGGACGACCGCATCAAAGTTCTAGCCGCGACAAACCGTGTCGATGTGCTTGATCCAGCTTTGCTTAGGTCGGGACGACTCGACCGAAAAATCGAGTTCCCACTACCCAATGAAGAGGCCAGAGCTCAAATTCTCAAAATCCACTCCCGAAAAATGAAAGTAGACCCTGGTGTCAACTGGGGTGAGCTTGCAAGGAGTACCGATGAGTTCGGCGGAGCAATGCTTAAAGCTGTTTGTGTTGAGGCGGGCATGATAGCCCTGCGGTCAGGAAAGAACAAAATTGGCCATGAGCATTACGTTGATGCAATTGCTGAAGTACAagccaagaagaaagac ACCGTCAACTTTTACGCCTAA